The Paenibacillus swuensis genome contains the following window.
TAAAAGTAAGGGTACCGTCCTCCTCCCGGCGTTCGTCAAAACCTGTCCAGATCAGGTCTTGGAAAGTTTCACCGATCTGGGGTTGCTTCTGGGCATATTGCATCGCCTTCAATACATCCTTGCGGGATATTACGCCAAGCAGCTTGCGCGATGTATCCACGATGGGAATCAACTCAATCCCTTCCCAAACCATTAAATGCGCCGCGGAAGCTACCGACGTATCCAGCGACAAAGTTGCCGGATTACGCGTCATTAATTTATCAATGGATTGGTCCGGCGATTCCCCTACCACATCCTTGGACGTGACTACCCCGATGACCCGGTTCCACTCATCTACGACGGGAAAGCGGCTGTGGGTCGTTTCGTCGACCATCCTCCGCAACTCTTCGACCGTGTTATAGCTCTTGGCGGCTATGACTTTGGATCTCAGGGAAACAATGTCCTCGATCAGCATGATTTTCTTCTTGATCAGACGATCGTCAATCGCCCTGTTAATCATGGAAGCTACTGTATAGGTATCATAGCTGGAAGAAATAATAGGGAGACACAGCTCATCGGCTAATTCCTTAACCTCCCGGCTGGTGTCAAACCCCCCGGTAATCAAGACGGCGGCCCCTTGCTCAAGGGCGACACTATGGGCTTTCTGTCGATTCCCGATAATAAGCAGAGACCCCGCGTCAATATATCGCATCATCGCATCCAGCTCCATCGCGCCTATAACGAATTTCCCCAGCGTCTTATCGAGCCCCTGTGCCCCTCCGAGAATGGAACCGTCCACAATATTCGCTACTTCGGCAAACGTAAGCTTGTCGATATTGTTGCGTTGCTTCTTCTCGATCCGGACCGTGCCTATTCTTTCCTTCGTGCTCAGCAGTCCCGTCGCCTCGGCTTCTTTCAGCGCTCGATAGGCGGTACCTTCGCTCACTTGCATATCTTTAGCCATCGTTCGAACCGAAATCTTGGTCCCGACTTTGAGATTCTCAATGTATTTCATCAGTTGCTCGTGCTTGGTTTGTGTTCCGTTCGTCAAACCGTCCATCTGTATTACCCTTTCTACCGTTAACTGTATTAATCTGTAATAAACATATTATACTGCCAAATGCAAAAAAGAACAAATGTACGTATTTCACAAAAGAGCTGTACATCTAAAGAAAACCGCTCCCTGTCCGAAGACCGGGGCGGTTGTGATGTGTATTGAAGGGAAGACGGTATTCAGTTCATATAACGGCGCAGCAGACGTTCCCGGCCGGCTCTTTTAGCCCGTTTGATCCGCGCAAGCTCTTTACGCTGCTCCTCATCCACACCCAGCAGAAAATGCAACTGAGACGCGATGATCAGTAAAGAAAAGCAAATCCATATACAGCTGAACAAGGTTGGCAATGTCAGTCCATATCCATTCTCCAAGCGGGGAACCGCGAACATCAGCAGACCCAGCGCCAACCCCAGATACAATACTCTTCTAGCGCCTTTCATAGATCCAACTCCTTTGCTAAGACTAGTTTACTATCAGCCTATGGTAACGGAGCGTAAAATATGAGACAAACCTGCGCTGCCTGAGTTTATATTCTCTGCTATAGAACGTCCTTCAACGGTTCCATAATAATTCGGTTTACATCCTCCACAATAACCCCTAATCGTCTCTCGGCCTCGAATATCCGTTGAATGTTGGGATTCATGTTCAAAATTTCAAACCTTTTCTGCATCCGGTCCATCTCGTCACTCGATGGGGATTCCCCGTTCATCAGCCTCTGCTGTAACTCCAATTGCTGGCTCCGGAAATCATCGAGCATCCGCTTGCCTTCCTCATCCGCTTGAATTGCAAGCGCCGCAGCCTTACAGTCCGCATACTCATTGCTTTCTTTAATGGCTTTGGTCAGTTCGTAAGCTTTGTCATACACATTCATCATTCTCATCCTCTCTCAAATTTGGGCGTACCCAACCTTTAGCTTTTTCCGTTCTCTCTATGCTAACGAAAACTGCAATACGCCTATAAGCGGCGCGGGTTTGCGAATTCGTCGGAAATGCGGATACCGGCTTATGAACCGCTTTCGAGTTCTGGGATGTTACAAGCACCACTAGATTAGTGTCCTCATATGATGATGTATTGAAAGTTGATGCTGGGAAGGAGATCACGCATGCAAAGCTCCAAAATCACAGTACAGGTGCTTGGCTCCAGCATACACGACGAATCGGTCATCTGGGTCAGTGACACGTTGCTGAAGAAATTCAAGATGTCCGCCAACCAGCCGGTTACCCTTCAGTTTGGCGCATTTCGGATGCAG
Protein-coding sequences here:
- a CDS encoding DRTGG domain-containing protein → MDGLTNGTQTKHEQLMKYIENLKVGTKISVRTMAKDMQVSEGTAYRALKEAEATGLLSTKERIGTVRIEKKQRNNIDKLTFAEVANIVDGSILGGAQGLDKTLGKFVIGAMELDAMMRYIDAGSLLIIGNRQKAHSVALEQGAAVLITGGFDTSREVKELADELCLPIISSSYDTYTVASMINRAIDDRLIKKKIMLIEDIVSLRSKVIAAKSYNTVEELRRMVDETTHSRFPVVDEWNRVIGVVTSKDVVGESPDQSIDKLMTRNPATLSLDTSVASAAHLMVWEGIELIPIVDTSRKLLGVISRKDVLKAMQYAQKQPQIGETFQDLIWTGFDERREEDGTLTFTGIITPQMTNHLGTVSEGVLTTLMTKAAYRVIRDHRKHDAVLENMTSYFLRPLQIDAEIEIRPKLFEMSRKFGKLDIEIYHAGGLVAKSLITAQTLDHD
- a CDS encoding YlbF family regulator; protein product: MNVYDKAYELTKAIKESNEYADCKAAALAIQADEEGKRMLDDFRSQQLELQQRLMNGESPSSDEMDRMQKRFEILNMNPNIQRIFEAERRLGVIVEDVNRIIMEPLKDVL